A genomic segment from Bacillus cereus G9842 encodes:
- a CDS encoding ArsB/NhaD family transporter: MEQSAHEVANWQYYFAIAVFLITYGFIISEKLNRAVIALFGAAIMIIFGVVDLHTAFTSHIQWETITLLIGMMILVHITSQSGVFEFVAIKAAKAAGGKPIRILLLLSLLTAVGSAFLDNVTTVLLIVPVTLSITRILKVNPVPYLISEVLFSNIGGTATLIGDPPNIMIGSANKHLDFNAFLLNLAPIVIIISIVTLGIIYFMYRNKLKTTPEQIEKLMALNEKDYIKDQSLLLKSISILGLTILGFVLHSIIHVDAAVIAMTGATLLMLIGVKEHDIEDVFAHVEWVTIFFFAGLFVLVGGLIDIGLISSLAREVIDVTNGDIGFAAILILWVSGIASATIDNIPFVATMIPLIQDLATGLGLSVDSPQIEVLWWALSLGACLGGNGTLIGASANVVVAGIAKREGHGFSYMDFLKIGLPLTIVALLLSHAYIYLRYLM, from the coding sequence TTGGAACAGTCAGCACATGAAGTAGCAAATTGGCAATATTATTTTGCAATTGCCGTATTTTTAATCACGTACGGATTTATTATTTCTGAGAAATTGAATCGTGCTGTAATCGCACTATTCGGTGCTGCTATTATGATTATTTTTGGAGTTGTAGATTTACATACTGCTTTCACATCACATATTCAATGGGAAACGATTACCCTTTTAATTGGGATGATGATTCTCGTACATATTACGAGTCAATCAGGCGTCTTTGAATTTGTGGCCATTAAAGCGGCAAAAGCAGCTGGCGGAAAACCGATTCGCATTTTATTATTACTATCCCTATTAACTGCTGTCGGATCAGCATTTTTGGACAATGTAACGACTGTTTTATTAATCGTTCCTGTTACATTATCCATTACACGTATTTTAAAAGTAAATCCTGTGCCTTATTTGATTTCAGAAGTGCTGTTTTCAAATATAGGCGGAACAGCAACATTAATCGGTGATCCACCTAATATTATGATTGGATCAGCAAACAAGCATTTAGACTTTAACGCCTTTTTACTTAACTTAGCTCCAATCGTAATTATTATTTCTATCGTGACACTTGGCATTATTTACTTCATGTATCGTAACAAACTAAAAACAACACCTGAACAAATCGAAAAACTAATGGCATTAAACGAAAAAGATTACATTAAAGATCAAAGCCTCCTTTTAAAATCTATTTCGATTTTAGGACTAACAATTTTAGGCTTCGTACTTCATTCGATTATTCATGTAGACGCTGCTGTTATCGCGATGACAGGCGCTACACTTCTTATGTTAATCGGCGTGAAAGAACATGATATTGAAGATGTATTTGCCCACGTTGAATGGGTTACCATTTTCTTCTTCGCCGGATTATTTGTTCTCGTTGGCGGGTTAATTGATATCGGACTTATCTCTTCACTTGCAAGAGAAGTAATCGATGTAACAAACGGTGACATCGGATTCGCAGCTATACTTATTTTATGGGTATCTGGCATCGCATCTGCGACAATCGACAACATCCCATTTGTCGCAACGATGATTCCTCTTATTCAAGACTTAGCTACAGGACTCGGACTATCTGTCGATTCTCCGCAAATCGAAGTACTATGGTGGGCGTTATCTCTTGGAGCTTGCTTAGGAGGAAATGGAACACTAATCGGAGCATCTGCAAACGTAGTCGTTGCTGGTATTGCAAAACGTGAAGGACATGGCTTCTCTTATATGGACTTCTTAAAAATTGGTTTACCATTAACTATTGTTGCACTCTTGTTATCACATGCTTATATATATTTACGTTATTTAATGTAA
- the bshB2 gene encoding bacillithiol biosynthesis deacetylase BshB2, with the protein MERHVLVVFPHPDDEAYAAGGTIRLLTDQGVPVTYACGTLGQMGRNMGKNVFANRETIPHIRKKELKDACEAMGIKDLRMLGFHDKTLEFEDVDFVADKIEAIIQEINPSRIITFYPEHGVHPDHNAFGRAVVRAVSRMPKEERPVIHAVAITKNREAVLGEPDVVNNISEVFDHKLTALGAHRSQTEAMLEDTHAKIKNKDAATLKWLQLEQFWTYKWE; encoded by the coding sequence ATGGAGAGACATGTACTTGTTGTATTTCCGCATCCAGATGATGAAGCATATGCTGCGGGAGGAACAATTCGCTTATTAACAGATCAAGGAGTACCTGTAACATATGCATGTGGTACTCTAGGACAAATGGGACGTAACATGGGTAAGAACGTATTCGCTAACCGTGAAACGATTCCACATATCCGTAAGAAAGAATTGAAAGATGCTTGTGAAGCGATGGGTATTAAAGATTTAAGAATGCTTGGCTTCCATGATAAAACGTTAGAATTTGAAGATGTTGATTTCGTTGCTGACAAAATTGAAGCAATCATTCAAGAAATAAATCCATCTCGAATTATTACATTTTATCCAGAGCACGGTGTACATCCAGATCATAATGCATTTGGCCGCGCTGTCGTTCGCGCTGTATCACGTATGCCAAAAGAAGAGCGCCCAGTTATTCATGCTGTTGCGATTACGAAAAATCGTGAAGCAGTATTAGGAGAACCGGATGTTGTAAATAACATTAGTGAAGTATTTGATCATAAATTAACTGCATTAGGTGCGCACCGTTCACAAACAGAAGCAATGCTTGAAGACACGCATGCAAAAATAAAAAACAAAGATGCAGCAACATTAAAATGGCTGCAACTTGAACAGTTTTGGACTTATAAATGGGAGTAG
- a CDS encoding YojF family protein — MEIVKDSSLIQNEIERFVNKDVYIHLETTNGAYASHINEKMMTVGAFIRNAIIRFERGKITGTNPYRVGLKMDHGWVYAEGITHWEVDDQERLLLAGHDNLGRLAVALELSLTPFK; from the coding sequence ATGGAAATAGTAAAAGATAGTTCTCTTATTCAAAATGAAATTGAACGTTTTGTAAATAAAGATGTATATATTCATTTAGAAACGACAAACGGAGCGTATGCATCACACATAAATGAAAAGATGATGACAGTTGGTGCTTTCATTCGAAATGCGATTATCCGTTTTGAACGCGGGAAGATAACTGGAACAAATCCATACCGAGTTGGTCTGAAAATGGATCACGGTTGGGTATATGCTGAAGGTATTACGCACTGGGAAGTAGACGATCAAGAGCGTTTATTATTAGCTGGACATGATAATTTAGGTCGTCTAGCAGTTGCACTTGAGTTAAGCTTAACACCATTTAAGTAA
- a CDS encoding GNAT family N-acetyltransferase, with protein MTMNLFRNKTIKLSVMREKDVELMAMWQEDSEYLRNVDTDVAFPQSLNEIASDGLLKGRRSNSVSFMVRTVQEDRLIGFVAIHGIEWNNGTGLLAIGIGDANDRGKGYGKEAIHLILKYAFYELNLHRIGLDVISYNKLAIALYKKMGFQMEGCMREAVQRDGKCFDRMIMGILRDEWIELQG; from the coding sequence ATGACAATGAATCTTTTTCGAAATAAAACGATTAAATTATCAGTTATGAGAGAAAAAGATGTTGAATTGATGGCTATGTGGCAAGAGGATAGTGAGTATTTAAGAAATGTAGATACAGATGTAGCATTCCCGCAATCTTTAAATGAAATAGCAAGTGATGGGCTATTAAAAGGACGGAGATCGAATAGTGTTTCTTTCATGGTAAGGACAGTTCAAGAAGATCGCTTAATTGGTTTTGTGGCGATTCATGGTATAGAGTGGAATAACGGAACAGGTTTATTAGCTATTGGTATAGGAGATGCGAATGATAGAGGAAAGGGATATGGGAAAGAAGCAATACATCTTATTCTAAAGTATGCTTTCTATGAATTGAATTTACACCGCATCGGTCTTGATGTTATTTCGTATAATAAACTTGCCATTGCATTGTATAAAAAGATGGGTTTTCAGATGGAAGGCTGTATGAGAGAAGCGGTTCAAAGAGATGGGAAGTGTTTTGACCGTATGATTATGGGGATATTGCGGGATGAATGGATAGAGCTGCAAGGTTAG